The following are encoded in a window of Pseudomonas multiresinivorans genomic DNA:
- a CDS encoding efflux RND transporter permease subunit has translation MSKFFIDRPIFAWVIALVIMLAGGLSILKLPVNQYPAIAPPAIAIQVSYPGASAETVQDTVVQVIEQQMNGLDHLRYISSESNSDGSMTITVTFDQGTSPDIAQVQVQNKLQLATPLLPQEVQQQGIRVTKAVKNFLMVVGVVSEDGSMTKEDLSNYIVSNIQDPLSRTAGVGDFQVFGSQYAMRIWLDPAKLNSFQMTPGDVKTAIQAQNVQISSGQLGGLPAVKGQQLNATIIGKTRLQSAEQFKEILLKVNADGSQVRLKDVADVALGGQDYSINAQFNGKPASGIAIKLATGANALDTAKSIRATLATLEPFFPQGMKIVYPYDTTPVVSASIHEVVKTLGEAILLVFLVMYLFLQNFRATLIPTIAVPVVLLGTFGVLAAFGFSINTLTMFGMVLAIGLLVDDAIVVVENVERVMAEEGLSPREAARKSMGQIQGALVGIAMVLSAVFLPMAFFGGSTGVIYRQFSITIVSAMALSVIVALILTPALCATMLKPIEKGDHGEHKRGFFGWFNRKFLATTHGYERGVTSILNHRMPYLLMYVLILGGMVYLFTRIPTAFLPDEDQGVLFAQVQTPAGSSAERTQVVVDSMREYLLEKESSSVASVFTVTGFNFAGRGQSSGMAFIMLKPWEERPGAENSVFALAQRAQMHFFSFKDAMVFAFAPPAVLELGNAVGFDIFLQDQAGVGHEVLMQARNQFLGMAAQNPALQRVRPNGLNDEPQYKLLIDDEKASALGVSLADINTTVSIAWGSNYVNDFIDRGRVKKVYLQGRPNSRMSPEDLDKWYVRNSAGEMVPFSAFATGEWSYGSPKLARYNGVPAMEVLGEPAPGRSTGEAMAAVEEMVKQLPKGVGYSWTGLSYEERLSGSQAPALYALSLIVVFLCLAALYESWSIPFSVMLVVPLGVIGALLATSMRGLSNDVFFQVGLLTTIGLSAKNAILIVEFAKELHEREGKPIVAAAIEACRMRLRPIVMTSLAFVLGVLPLAISTGAGSGSQHAIGTGVIGGMVTATILAIFWVPLFYVVVSTLFKDKQSKEQEATEKGH, from the coding sequence ATGTCGAAGTTTTTCATTGACCGGCCCATTTTCGCCTGGGTAATTGCCCTGGTGATCATGCTGGCGGGCGGTCTGTCGATCCTCAAGTTGCCGGTGAACCAGTACCCGGCCATCGCCCCGCCGGCCATCGCCATCCAGGTGAGCTACCCGGGCGCCTCCGCCGAGACGGTGCAGGACACCGTGGTGCAGGTGATCGAGCAGCAGATGAACGGTCTCGACCATCTGCGCTACATCTCCTCGGAGTCCAACTCCGACGGCAGCATGACCATCACCGTGACCTTCGACCAGGGCACCAGCCCTGATATCGCCCAGGTCCAGGTGCAGAACAAGCTGCAGCTGGCCACCCCGCTCCTGCCGCAGGAAGTGCAGCAGCAGGGCATCCGCGTGACCAAGGCGGTGAAGAACTTCCTGATGGTGGTCGGCGTCGTCTCCGAAGACGGCAGCATGACCAAGGAAGACCTGTCGAACTACATCGTCTCCAACATCCAGGACCCGCTGTCGCGGACCGCCGGTGTGGGCGACTTCCAGGTGTTCGGTTCGCAGTACGCCATGCGTATCTGGCTGGACCCGGCGAAGCTCAACAGCTTCCAGATGACTCCGGGCGACGTGAAGACGGCGATCCAGGCGCAGAACGTGCAGATCTCCTCCGGCCAGCTGGGCGGCCTGCCCGCGGTCAAGGGCCAGCAGCTCAACGCCACGATCATCGGCAAGACCCGCCTGCAGAGCGCCGAGCAGTTCAAGGAAATCCTCCTCAAGGTCAACGCCGACGGTTCCCAGGTTCGCCTGAAGGACGTTGCCGACGTGGCCCTGGGCGGCCAGGACTACAGCATCAACGCCCAGTTCAACGGCAAGCCGGCCTCCGGTATCGCGATCAAGCTGGCCACCGGCGCCAACGCGCTGGACACCGCCAAGTCGATCCGCGCCACCCTGGCCACGCTGGAGCCGTTCTTCCCGCAGGGCATGAAGATCGTCTACCCGTACGACACCACGCCGGTGGTCTCCGCCTCCATCCATGAGGTGGTGAAGACCCTGGGCGAAGCGATCCTGCTGGTGTTCCTGGTGATGTACCTGTTCCTGCAGAACTTCCGCGCCACGCTGATCCCGACGATCGCCGTGCCGGTCGTATTGCTGGGCACCTTCGGCGTACTCGCCGCCTTCGGCTTCTCGATCAACACCCTGACCATGTTCGGCATGGTGCTGGCGATCGGCCTGCTGGTGGACGACGCCATCGTGGTGGTGGAAAACGTCGAGCGGGTGATGGCCGAGGAAGGCCTGTCGCCCCGCGAGGCGGCGCGCAAGTCCATGGGCCAGATCCAGGGCGCGTTGGTGGGTATCGCCATGGTGCTGTCGGCGGTATTCCTGCCAATGGCCTTCTTCGGCGGCTCCACCGGGGTGATCTACCGGCAGTTCTCCATCACCATCGTCTCGGCCATGGCCCTGTCGGTGATCGTGGCGCTGATCCTCACCCCGGCGCTCTGCGCCACCATGCTCAAGCCCATCGAGAAGGGCGACCATGGCGAGCACAAGCGCGGCTTCTTCGGCTGGTTCAACCGCAAGTTCCTCGCTACCACTCATGGCTACGAGCGCGGCGTTACCTCGATCCTCAATCACCGCATGCCGTACCTGCTGATGTACGTGCTGATCCTCGGCGGCATGGTCTACCTGTTCACCCGCATTCCCACTGCGTTCCTCCCTGACGAGGACCAGGGCGTGCTGTTCGCCCAGGTGCAGACCCCGGCCGGTTCGTCCGCCGAGCGCACCCAGGTGGTGGTGGACTCAATGCGTGAGTACCTGCTGGAGAAGGAAAGCAGCTCGGTGGCCTCGGTGTTCACCGTGACCGGCTTCAACTTCGCCGGCCGTGGCCAGAGCTCGGGCATGGCGTTCATCATGCTCAAGCCCTGGGAAGAGCGTCCGGGCGCGGAGAACAGCGTGTTCGCGCTGGCCCAGCGTGCGCAGATGCACTTCTTCAGCTTCAAGGACGCGATGGTGTTCGCCTTCGCCCCGCCGGCGGTACTCGAACTGGGTAACGCCGTGGGCTTCGACATCTTCCTCCAGGACCAGGCTGGCGTCGGTCACGAAGTGCTGATGCAGGCGCGCAACCAGTTCCTCGGCATGGCCGCGCAGAATCCTGCACTGCAACGCGTGCGCCCCAACGGCCTGAACGACGAGCCGCAGTACAAGCTGCTGATCGATGACGAGAAGGCCAGTGCGCTGGGCGTCTCGCTGGCGGACATCAACACCACCGTGTCCATCGCCTGGGGCTCGAACTACGTCAACGACTTCATCGACCGCGGTCGGGTGAAGAAGGTCTACCTGCAAGGCCGCCCGAATTCGCGGATGAGCCCGGAAGACCTGGACAAGTGGTACGTGCGCAACAGCGCCGGCGAGATGGTGCCGTTCAGCGCCTTCGCCACCGGCGAATGGAGCTATGGCTCGCCGAAACTGGCGCGCTACAACGGCGTCCCGGCCATGGAAGTCCTCGGTGAACCGGCCCCGGGCCGCTCCACCGGTGAGGCGATGGCCGCGGTCGAGGAGATGGTCAAGCAGCTGCCCAAGGGCGTCGGCTACTCCTGGACCGGTCTGTCCTACGAGGAACGGCTGTCCGGTTCGCAGGCTCCGGCGCTCTATGCCCTGTCGCTGATCGTGGTGTTCCTCTGCCTGGCGGCGCTGTATGAAAGCTGGTCGATCCCGTTCTCGGTGATGCTGGTGGTGCCGCTGGGCGTCATCGGTGCGCTGCTGGCGACGTCCATGCGTGGCCTGTCCAATGACGTGTTCTTCCAGGTGGGCCTGTTGACGACCATCGGCCTGTCGGCGAAGAACGCGATCCTCATCGTGGAATTCGCCAAGGAACTGCACGAGCGCGAGGGCAAGCCCATCGTCGCGGCCGCCATCGAGGCGTGCCGGATGCGTCTGCGCCCGATCGTCATGACCTCCCTGGCGTTCGTTCTCGGCGTGTTGCCGCTGGCGATCTCCACCGGTGCAGGCTCCGGCAGCCAGCACGCGATCGGTACCGGCGTGATCGGCGGCATGGTCACCGCGACCATCCTCGCGATCTTCTGGGTACCGCTGTTCTATGTGGTGGTCAGTACCCTGTTCAAGGACAAGCAGTCCAAGGAACAGGAAGCCACCGAGAAGGGGCATTGA
- the mexA gene encoding multidrug efflux RND transporter periplasmic adaptor subunit MexA, with translation MQRKPAMRALVPALLVAMATLAGCDKAQAPQEKQIPEVGVVTLQPQEVTLSTELPGRTTAYRIAEVRPQVNGIILKRLFKEGSDVKEGQQLYQIDPATYDATLQSAQANLVSTQQQAERYKELVKDEAVSKQQYADAQAAYLQAKATVDSAKINVRYTKVYSPISGRIGRSSVTEGALVQNGQATALATVQQLDPIYVDVTQSSTALIRLRREMAAGQLEKAGENAAKVKLYLEDGSEYPIEGKLEFSEVSVDQGTGSVTVRAIFPNPKKELLPGMFVHAQLEEGIKKQAILAPQQGVTRDFRGMATALVLNGEDKVELRTLKTERTVGAYWLVSDGLKPGDRLITEGLQYVQPGAQAKAVPAKNVAPTAGAADKPAAAEPAKQG, from the coding sequence ATGCAACGAAAGCCAGCCATGCGCGCCCTGGTCCCGGCCCTGCTCGTCGCCATGGCCACTCTTGCCGGCTGCGATAAAGCCCAGGCCCCGCAGGAGAAGCAGATCCCCGAAGTCGGTGTGGTGACCCTGCAGCCGCAGGAAGTGACCCTGAGCACTGAACTGCCGGGTCGCACCACCGCGTATCGCATCGCCGAAGTTCGCCCGCAGGTGAACGGCATCATCCTCAAGCGCCTGTTCAAGGAAGGCAGCGACGTCAAGGAAGGCCAGCAGCTGTACCAGATCGACCCGGCCACCTATGACGCGACCCTGCAGAGTGCCCAGGCCAACCTGGTGTCCACCCAGCAGCAGGCCGAGCGCTACAAGGAACTGGTCAAGGACGAGGCGGTGAGCAAGCAGCAATACGCCGACGCCCAGGCCGCCTACCTGCAGGCCAAGGCCACGGTGGACAGCGCGAAGATCAACGTGCGTTACACCAAGGTCTACTCGCCGATTTCCGGCCGCATCGGCCGCTCCAGCGTGACCGAGGGCGCCCTGGTGCAGAACGGCCAGGCCACCGCACTGGCTACCGTGCAGCAGCTGGACCCGATCTACGTCGACGTTACCCAGTCTTCCACTGCGCTGATCCGCCTGCGCCGCGAGATGGCTGCCGGTCAGCTGGAGAAGGCCGGCGAAAACGCCGCCAAGGTCAAGCTGTACCTGGAAGACGGCTCCGAATACCCCATCGAGGGCAAGCTGGAGTTCTCCGAGGTCTCGGTGGACCAGGGCACCGGCTCGGTGACCGTGCGCGCCATCTTCCCCAACCCGAAGAAGGAACTGCTGCCGGGCATGTTCGTCCATGCGCAGCTGGAGGAGGGCATCAAGAAGCAGGCCATCCTCGCGCCGCAGCAGGGCGTCACCCGTGACTTCCGTGGCATGGCGACTGCCCTGGTGCTCAATGGCGAAGACAAGGTCGAGCTGCGCACCCTCAAGACCGAGCGCACCGTTGGCGCCTACTGGCTGGTCAGCGATGGCCTCAAGCCCGGCGATCGCCTGATCACCGAAGGCCTGCAGTACGTCCAGCCGGGCGCCCAGGCCAAGGCCGTACCCGCGAAGAACGTGGCGCCCACCGCTGGTGCCGCCGACAAGCCCGCCGCCGCTGAACCGGCCAAGCAGGGTTAA